The following are from one region of the Cetobacterium somerae genome:
- a CDS encoding ComF family protein, with protein MKQRRNLYYLYYYTDVKKIIFDLKFKNRKDITSSLSKYVKDSIETIRIKEKIDVVISVPVNKKRFLERGYNQVDEILKSANINFENIERIKNTKYMYEIKEHKKRRENVRKAFKIEKKYFQKSILIVDDIVTTGATLKEIEREFLENQNAKNVIFFTIAVVKDYFK; from the coding sequence TTGAAACAAAGAAGGAACTTATACTACTTATATTATTATACAGATGTAAAAAAAATTATTTTTGATTTAAAATTTAAAAACAGAAAAGACATTACAAGCAGTCTAAGTAAGTATGTTAAAGATTCGATAGAAACTATTAGAATAAAAGAAAAGATTGATGTAGTAATATCTGTTCCTGTAAATAAAAAGCGATTTTTAGAAAGAGGATATAATCAAGTTGATGAGATATTGAAATCAGCAAATATAAATTTTGAAAATATTGAGAGAATAAAAAATACAAAATACATGTATGAAATAAAGGAACATAAAAAAAGAAGAGAGAATGTAAGAAAAGCTTTTAAAATAGAAAAAAAATATTTTCAAAAAAGTATATTGATAGTTGATGATATTGTAACAACGGGAGCAACCTTAAAAGAAATCGAAAGAGAATTTTTAGAAAATCAAAATGCCAAAAATGTAATTTTTTTTACAATAGCTGTAGTAAAAGATTATTTTAAATGA
- the tpiA gene encoding triose-phosphate isomerase, which produces MRKTIIAGNWKMNKTVAETKATLSELKELTNGVEGVEIVIGAPFTALESAVKTVEGSNVAIAAQNMHPKDSGAYTGEISPVMLKEIGVKYVILGHSERREYFHESNAFINEKVKAALAHDLIPILCIGEKLEERESGKTSEVNEKQIREGLAGLTPEEAVKVVVAYEPVWAIGTGKTATPEMAEETHKEIRDVLIAMFGAEAASEMTIQYGGSMNAKNAAELLAMENIDGGLVGGASLDAPTFIQVIKAGAR; this is translated from the coding sequence ATGAGAAAGACAATAATCGCAGGAAACTGGAAAATGAATAAAACAGTAGCAGAAACAAAAGCTACATTATCAGAGTTAAAAGAGTTAACAAATGGTGTAGAAGGAGTAGAAATTGTAATTGGAGCTCCATTCACAGCTTTAGAATCAGCTGTAAAAACAGTTGAAGGATCAAATGTTGCAATAGCTGCACAAAACATGCATCCAAAAGATTCAGGAGCATATACAGGAGAAATATCACCAGTTATGTTAAAAGAAATTGGAGTAAAATACGTTATATTAGGACATTCAGAGAGAAGAGAGTATTTCCATGAGTCTAATGCTTTCATTAATGAAAAAGTAAAGGCAGCTTTAGCTCACGATTTAATTCCAATATTATGTATTGGAGAAAAATTAGAGGAAAGAGAATCAGGAAAAACATCTGAAGTAAACGAAAAGCAAATTAGAGAAGGATTAGCAGGGTTAACACCTGAAGAAGCAGTTAAAGTTGTTGTAGCATACGAACCAGTATGGGCTATAGGAACTGGAAAGACAGCTACACCAGAAATGGCAGAAGAGACTCATAAAGAGATTAGAGATGTATTGATAGCTATGTTTGGAGCAGAAGCAGCATCAGAAATGACAATCCAATATGGAGGATCAATGAATGCTAAAAACGCAGCAGAGTTATTAGCTATGGAAAATATAGATGGTGGACTTGTAGGAGGAGCTTCGTTAGATGCACCAACATTTATTCAAGTTATAAAAGCAGGAGCAAGATAA
- the gpmI gene encoding 2,3-bisphosphoglycerate-independent phosphoglycerate mutase: protein MAKKPLMLMVLDGWGYNPNATEKNAIAEAKPENFERLFNTYPHTLIKASGEAVGLPEGQMGNSEVGHLNLGAGRVIYQPLVEITKEIRDGEFFEKAKVVEAFNYAKHNDKAIHFMGLLSDGGVHSHINHLFGLLEMAKRTGLTKVYIHAFMDGRDTAPTSGLEFIKKLEEKIKEIGVGEIATISGRYFSMDRDTNWDRTEKAYDAIVGKVEVTEKTPEQIIEDSYAEKITDEFIKPVLLTKSGEIKKGDVVINFNYRPDRARQITRALTDKDFKGFQREYLEPKYYCMRQYDSTIDAEIIYTDKDITNTLGEVISNHNLTQLRTAETEKYAHVTFFFNGGKETEFKGEERILVASPKVATYDLQPEMSAPELTKKVLEALDSDKFDVIVMNFANPDMVGHTGVFDAAVKAIKAVDKGVGEIVNKVLELDGTVLITADHGNAEKMVDPVTNEAFTAHTTNEVPFIYVSNNFKGELNNGKLADIAPTMLEILNIEKPAEMNGVSLIKK, encoded by the coding sequence ATGGCTAAAAAACCTTTAATGTTAATGGTTCTTGATGGTTGGGGATATAACCCAAATGCAACAGAAAAAAATGCTATTGCAGAAGCAAAACCAGAAAATTTTGAAAGATTATTTAATACTTATCCACATACATTAATAAAAGCATCTGGAGAAGCTGTAGGATTACCAGAAGGACAAATGGGTAACTCTGAAGTAGGACACTTAAATTTAGGTGCTGGAAGAGTTATTTATCAACCTCTAGTAGAAATTACAAAAGAGATTAGAGACGGAGAGTTTTTTGAAAAAGCTAAAGTTGTAGAAGCATTTAATTATGCTAAACATAATGATAAGGCAATCCACTTCATGGGACTTTTATCAGATGGAGGAGTTCACTCTCATATTAATCATCTATTCGGGTTATTAGAGATGGCAAAAAGAACAGGATTAACAAAAGTATACATCCATGCATTTATGGATGGAAGAGATACTGCTCCTACTTCAGGATTAGAGTTTATAAAAAAATTAGAAGAAAAAATAAAAGAGATAGGAGTAGGAGAAATTGCTACTATTTCTGGAAGATATTTTTCAATGGATAGAGATACTAACTGGGATAGAACAGAAAAGGCTTATGATGCTATAGTTGGAAAAGTAGAAGTAACTGAAAAAACTCCTGAGCAAATTATAGAAGATTCATATGCTGAGAAAATAACAGATGAATTTATAAAACCAGTTTTATTAACAAAATCTGGAGAAATTAAAAAAGGTGATGTTGTAATTAATTTTAATTACAGACCGGATAGAGCTAGACAAATAACAAGAGCTTTAACAGATAAAGACTTTAAAGGATTCCAAAGAGAATATTTAGAGCCTAAATACTACTGCATGAGACAGTACGATTCAACTATAGATGCAGAAATTATTTATACAGATAAAGATATAACTAACACATTAGGAGAAGTTATATCAAATCATAATTTAACTCAGTTAAGAACGGCTGAAACTGAAAAGTATGCACACGTTACTTTCTTCTTTAATGGAGGAAAGGAAACTGAATTTAAGGGTGAAGAGAGAATATTAGTTGCATCTCCAAAAGTTGCAACATATGACTTACAGCCAGAAATGTCAGCTCCAGAATTAACAAAAAAAGTTTTAGAAGCATTAGATTCTGATAAGTTTGATGTTATTGTAATGAACTTTGCTAATCCTGATATGGTAGGACATACTGGTGTATTTGATGCAGCTGTAAAAGCAATAAAGGCTGTTGATAAAGGTGTAGGAGAGATTGTTAATAAAGTTCTAGAGTTAGATGGAACAGTACTAATAACAGCTGACCATGGAAATGCAGAAAAAATGGTAGATCCAGTAACAAATGAAGCATTTACTGCACATACTACTAATGAAGTGCCGTTTATATATGTTTCTAATAATTTTAAAGGAGAGCTAAATAATGGTAAATTAGCTGATATAGCTCCAACAATGTTAGAAATATTAAATATTGAGAAACCAGCTGAAATGAATGGAGTTTCTTTAATAAAAAAATAA
- a CDS encoding Na+/H+ antiporter NhaC family protein has protein sequence MTELLKLSPVAILAMLMFMGYDALIAAPIATVYAALVAVVIEKKKVNDIIDAVINNAKEMQVAFFILMVAYAMAEVFMSTGVGASIINLALNVGLTGRTVAVVGIIVTSVLSIATGTSWGTFAACAPIFLWLNHIVGGNIALTVGAIAGGACFGDNIGLISDTTIVSSGIQKVEVIKRIRHQGYWSGMVLILGIISFYVAGVVMGLPTTTGDAATAIGQIPEEVWTVLAEKRESAVTLLNQVKTGVPTYMIIPLILVLIAAFRGLTTLLCLFIGIFAAYILGMFAGTVESTGAFLNLLYSGFEGAGSWVIVMMMWVAAFGGIMKLMDAFRPLSNIVVAVSKNVRQLMFCNGVLSILGNAGLADEMAQIVTMGPIIREIVEKNVEGSPEDIETLRLRNATFSDALGVFGSQLIPWHVYIGFYLGIAQAVYPLYKFTAMDIIKFNFLALIAVSTILIATLTGLDRFIPRFGLPSEPKVRLKKATVENCVAEKA, from the coding sequence ATAACAGAACTATTAAAATTAAGTCCAGTTGCTATATTAGCAATGTTAATGTTTATGGGATATGATGCTTTAATAGCAGCGCCTATAGCAACAGTATATGCAGCGTTAGTTGCAGTAGTAATTGAGAAGAAAAAGGTGAATGACATAATTGATGCAGTTATAAATAATGCGAAGGAGATGCAAGTTGCATTTTTTATTTTAATGGTAGCATATGCTATGGCAGAGGTATTTATGTCAACAGGAGTTGGAGCTTCTATTATAAATTTAGCTTTAAATGTAGGATTGACAGGAAGAACAGTAGCAGTTGTAGGAATAATTGTAACATCAGTTTTATCAATAGCAACAGGAACAAGCTGGGGAACATTTGCTGCTTGTGCACCTATATTTTTATGGCTTAACCATATCGTTGGAGGAAATATTGCTTTAACTGTGGGAGCTATAGCTGGTGGAGCATGTTTTGGAGACAACATAGGGCTTATATCAGATACAACAATTGTTAGTTCTGGAATTCAAAAAGTTGAAGTAATAAAAAGAATAAGACATCAAGGGTACTGGTCAGGAATGGTTTTAATTTTAGGAATTATATCTTTTTATGTGGCGGGAGTTGTGATGGGATTACCGACAACGACAGGAGATGCAGCAACAGCTATTGGGCAAATACCAGAAGAAGTTTGGACAGTACTAGCTGAGAAAAGAGAGTCTGCAGTTACACTGTTAAATCAAGTGAAAACAGGTGTACCGACTTATATGATAATACCTTTAATTCTTGTTTTAATAGCAGCATTTAGAGGTTTAACAACACTACTATGTCTGTTTATAGGAATATTTGCAGCGTATATATTAGGTATGTTTGCAGGAACAGTTGAAAGTACAGGAGCATTTTTAAATCTATTATACTCTGGATTTGAGGGTGCAGGATCTTGGGTAATTGTAATGATGATGTGGGTTGCAGCATTTGGTGGAATAATGAAGTTGATGGATGCATTTAGACCTTTATCAAATATAGTTGTTGCAGTTTCGAAAAATGTAAGACAATTGATGTTTTGTAATGGAGTACTATCTATATTAGGAAATGCTGGTTTAGCAGATGAAATGGCTCAGATAGTTACTATGGGACCTATTATAAGAGAAATCGTTGAAAAAAATGTTGAAGGATCTCCAGAGGATATTGAAACATTAAGACTTAGAAATGCAACGTTTAGTGATGCATTGGGAGTATTTGGATCACAATTAATTCCATGGCATGTATATATAGGATTCTATTTAGGAATAGCTCAAGCTGTATATCCATTATATAAATTTACTGCAATGGATATAATTAAATTTAATTTCTTAGCATTAATCGCAGTATCAACAATTTTAATAGCTACATTAACAGGGTTAGATAGATTTATTCCAAGATTTGGTTTACCAAGTGAACCAAAAGTAAGACTAAAAAAAGCAACTGTTGAAAATTGTGTAGCAGAAAAGGCTTAA
- the ychF gene encoding redox-regulated ATPase YchF gives MIGIGIVGLPNVGKSTLFNAITKAGAAEAANYPFCTIEPNVGMVTVPDQRLDELSKIINPQRVQHATVEFVDIAGLVEGAAKGEGLGNKFLSNIRTTAAICQVVRCFEDENIIHVSGSVDPIRDIEIINGELILADMETIEKAIEKQSKLFKAKNKEALALMPVLEKCKVHLDEYKMLRTLVLTPEEQELMRTYQLLTQKPMMFAANVSEDELATGNEYVEKVKEYAAGLGAEVVVVSAKVESELQEMEDEDKKEFLEALGVEEPGLNRLIRAGFKLLGLQTYFTAGVKEVRAWTIRIGDTAPKAAGEIHTDFERGFIRAKVVGYEDFIKYSGWKGAQEAGVLRLEGKEYIVKDGDLMEFLFNV, from the coding sequence ATGATAGGTATAGGAATAGTAGGACTTCCAAATGTTGGAAAGTCAACTCTTTTTAACGCAATAACAAAAGCTGGAGCGGCAGAAGCGGCAAACTATCCGTTCTGTACAATAGAACCAAATGTTGGAATGGTAACAGTTCCAGATCAAAGATTAGATGAATTATCAAAAATAATAAATCCTCAAAGAGTTCAACATGCAACAGTTGAATTCGTAGATATTGCAGGTTTAGTTGAAGGAGCAGCAAAAGGTGAAGGACTAGGAAATAAATTCCTATCAAACATTAGAACTACTGCTGCAATTTGTCAAGTTGTTAGATGTTTTGAAGATGAGAACATTATTCACGTAAGTGGAAGTGTAGATCCAATAAGAGACATTGAAATTATAAATGGAGAGCTTATTTTAGCTGATATGGAAACTATTGAAAAAGCCATAGAAAAACAATCAAAATTATTTAAAGCAAAAAATAAAGAGGCTTTAGCATTAATGCCAGTTTTAGAAAAGTGTAAGGTACATTTAGATGAATATAAAATGTTAAGAACATTAGTACTAACACCTGAAGAGCAAGAATTAATGAGAACATATCAACTTTTAACACAAAAGCCAATGATGTTTGCAGCTAATGTATCAGAAGATGAGTTAGCTACAGGAAATGAGTATGTAGAGAAAGTAAAAGAATATGCAGCAGGTTTAGGAGCAGAAGTTGTTGTTGTATCTGCAAAAGTTGAATCAGAACTTCAAGAAATGGAAGATGAGGATAAAAAAGAGTTCTTAGAGGCTTTAGGAGTAGAAGAACCAGGATTAAATAGATTAATCAGAGCAGGATTTAAATTGTTAGGGTTACAAACTTATTTTACAGCAGGAGTAAAAGAAGTAAGAGCTTGGACTATAAGAATAGGAGATACAGCTCCAAAGGCAGCTGGAGAAATTCATACAGATTTCGAAAGAGGGTTCATTAGAGCAAAAGTAGTTGGATATGAGGACTTTATAAAGTATTCTGGTTGGAAAGGAGCTCAAGAAGCAGGAGTTCTAAGACTAGAAGGAAAAGAATACATTGTAAAAGATGGAGACTTAATGGAGTTTTTATTTAATGTATAA
- a CDS encoding YceD family protein: MIIKLSEIINESEVTFDYVEKTMDSMDTPEGVTIKGKAYKEGNGYVIEGSYRTVLRLECVRCLAEIEPLIQGEFKGEYLDPKEYSKYISSLKPEEEFGDKHFEEAINSEIDISDLVREYIILDLSQYEACLPECSDTTEVEKYSKEDVDPRWQQLLDIKF; this comes from the coding sequence TTGATAATCAAGCTTAGTGAAATTATTAATGAATCAGAGGTAACCTTTGATTATGTTGAAAAGACTATGGATTCTATGGACACTCCAGAAGGTGTAACTATAAAAGGAAAAGCCTATAAAGAGGGAAATGGTTATGTAATTGAAGGGTCTTATAGAACAGTACTAAGATTAGAGTGTGTTAGATGTCTAGCGGAGATAGAGCCTTTAATTCAAGGAGAATTCAAAGGAGAATATTTAGATCCAAAGGAATATTCTAAGTATATTTCTAGTCTGAAGCCAGAAGAGGAGTTTGGAGACAAACATTTTGAAGAAGCTATAAATAGCGAAATAGATATCTCTGATCTGGTTAGAGAATATATAATACTTGATTTGTCACAATATGAGGCATGTCTTCCAGAGTGTTCAGATACTACTGAAGTAGAAAAATACTCTAAAGAGGATGTTGACCCAAGATGGCAGCAATTATTAGACATAAAATTTTAA
- the rpmF gene encoding 50S ribosomal protein L32 — protein MAVPKKKTSKAKKNMRRSHHALTGSTLATCDKCGAPRRPHRVCLACGDYNGKQVLATEVE, from the coding sequence ATGGCAGTACCTAAGAAGAAAACTTCGAAAGCTAAGAAAAACATGAGAAGATCTCACCACGCATTAACAGGTTCTACTTTAGCAACTTGTGACAAATGTGGAGCACCAAGAAGACCGCACAGAGTTTGTCTTGCATGTGGAGATTACAACGGAAAGCAAGTATTAGCTACAGAAGTAGAGTAA
- the plsX gene encoding phosphate acyltransferase PlsX yields the protein MRIALDAMGGDFAPLETVKGAVQALDELKDLTVVLVGKKEKIQEELEKYTYDKNRIEIYDAREIIEMTDDPMSAVRTKKDSSMNRMLELVKSGEVEASVSAGNTGALISASQLKLRRIKGVLRPAITTIFPSKKRDIVLMDVGANADCRPEFINQFATMGTLYYEEMFGVSNAKVGLLNIGTEEGKGNEITREAFHLLKSNDKINFIGNIESREMMDGEVDVIVADGFTGNMVLKTAEGTAKFIFSILKEEINKSTLGKVGALLLKPILKKLKVKLDSSEYGGALFLGINGISIKAHGNSTARGIKNALKVANKFAEDKFIDRLTEVMKQNQGGSDEA from the coding sequence ATGAGAATTGCTTTAGATGCCATGGGTGGAGATTTTGCACCTTTAGAAACAGTAAAGGGTGCTGTACAAGCTTTGGATGAACTAAAAGATTTAACTGTGGTTTTAGTTGGAAAAAAAGAAAAAATACAAGAAGAATTAGAAAAGTATACTTATGATAAAAATAGAATAGAAATTTATGATGCTAGAGAAATTATTGAGATGACAGACGATCCAATGTCAGCTGTAAGAACTAAAAAAGATTCATCTATGAATAGAATGTTAGAATTAGTGAAATCTGGAGAGGTTGAAGCATCAGTTTCAGCAGGAAATACAGGAGCATTAATAAGTGCTAGTCAACTTAAACTTAGAAGAATAAAAGGAGTTTTGAGACCAGCAATAACAACAATATTTCCAAGCAAAAAAAGAGATATTGTTTTAATGGATGTGGGCGCAAATGCTGATTGTAGACCTGAGTTTATAAATCAATTTGCAACAATGGGAACTCTATATTATGAAGAGATGTTTGGTGTTTCAAATGCTAAAGTTGGATTGCTTAACATAGGAACTGAAGAAGGAAAAGGTAATGAAATTACAAGAGAGGCCTTCCATCTTTTGAAAAGTAATGATAAAATAAATTTTATAGGAAACATTGAAAGCAGAGAGATGATGGATGGAGAAGTTGACGTTATTGTAGCTGATGGTTTTACTGGAAATATGGTTTTAAAAACAGCAGAAGGAACTGCTAAATTTATATTTTCAATTTTAAAAGAAGAGATAAATAAGAGTACTTTAGGAAAAGTTGGGGCCCTATTGTTGAAACCTATTTTAAAAAAATTAAAAGTAAAGTTGGATTCTTCTGAGTACGGAGGAGCTCTTTTCTTAGGAATAAATGGAATTTCTATAAAAGCTCATGGAAATTCAACAGCTAGAGGAATAAAAAATGCTTTAAAAGTTGCCAATAAGTTTGCAGAAGACAAATTTATAGATAGATTGACAGAGGTAATGAAACAGAATCAAGGAGGAAGCGATGAAGCTTAA
- a CDS encoding beta-ketoacyl-ACP synthase III, whose protein sequence is MKLKNVGIIGLGTYVPENVMTNFDFEKIIDTSDEWIRTRTGIEERRFASADQATSDLGAEASKKALEKAGLSAEDIDMIILATTTPDYPIQSTACVVQELIGAVNAAAVDINAACSGFVYALTMAKGLIASGMNKKILVIGAEVLSKCVDMQDRNTCVLFGDGAAAAVVAEVEEGYGMLSQFLGAEADVKGALRTPAGGTRKPLSQEVLDERSNFLQMKGQDVFKFAVKALPKATLEALEGANLKAENIDMVFPHQANVRIIEAASKRLEIPMDKFYLNLNKLGNTSSASIGLALGEALDKGLVKKGDTIALTGFGAGLTYASMIIKWSY, encoded by the coding sequence ATGAAGCTTAAAAATGTAGGTATAATAGGGTTAGGAACTTATGTTCCAGAAAATGTAATGACAAATTTTGATTTTGAAAAAATTATAGATACATCAGACGAGTGGATTAGGACAAGAACAGGAATAGAGGAAAGAAGATTTGCAAGCGCAGATCAAGCTACATCGGATTTAGGAGCAGAAGCATCAAAAAAAGCTTTAGAAAAAGCAGGGCTTTCTGCAGAAGATATCGATATGATAATTTTAGCAACAACAACACCTGATTATCCAATTCAAAGTACAGCATGTGTTGTACAAGAGTTAATAGGAGCTGTAAATGCGGCAGCAGTAGATATAAATGCAGCATGTAGTGGATTTGTTTATGCTTTAACAATGGCAAAGGGCTTGATTGCTTCTGGAATGAATAAAAAAATATTAGTAATAGGAGCAGAAGTTCTATCTAAGTGTGTAGATATGCAAGATAGAAATACTTGTGTTTTATTTGGAGATGGGGCAGCAGCAGCTGTAGTAGCCGAAGTAGAAGAAGGGTACGGAATGTTATCACAATTTTTAGGAGCAGAAGCTGATGTGAAAGGAGCTCTTAGAACACCGGCAGGAGGAACAAGAAAACCATTAAGTCAAGAAGTTTTAGATGAGAGATCAAATTTCTTACAAATGAAAGGACAAGATGTATTTAAGTTTGCTGTAAAAGCTCTTCCAAAAGCAACTTTAGAAGCATTAGAAGGAGCTAATTTAAAAGCAGAAAATATAGATATGGTATTTCCACATCAAGCAAATGTTAGAATAATAGAGGCAGCTTCAAAAAGATTAGAAATTCCAATGGATAAGTTTTATTTAAACTTAAATAAATTAGGGAATACATCATCAGCTTCAATTGGATTAGCTTTAGGTGAAGCTTTAGATAAAGGTCTTGTAAAAAAAGGAGATACAATAGCATTAACAGGATTTGGAGCAGGATTAACATATGCTTCAATGATAATTAAGTGGTCTTACTAA
- the fabD gene encoding ACP S-malonyltransferase, with product MSKIAFVFPGQGTQYVGMGKELYENNELAKKEFDKIFSNLDFDLKSVMFEGSEEELKDTKNTQPAIVAMSLVLEKLLREKGIEPNYVAGHSVGEYAAIGSAGFLSMEDAVKLTSLRGKAMSKVSGEVAGTMAAIIGLDADKIVETLKSVDGVAEAVNFNEPKQTVIAGEKEAIGKACIALKEAGARRAMELSVSGPFHSSLMQPAGEILKEALEEFNFKDSSIILVANTTAKEVTKVEDLKDELYRQSFGPVKWVDTILALKEAGVTTVYEIGPGKVLNGLIKKIDKEIEVINIEKLSDLV from the coding sequence ATGAGCAAAATAGCTTTTGTTTTTCCAGGTCAAGGAACACAGTATGTTGGCATGGGAAAAGAACTTTATGAAAATAATGAACTAGCTAAAAAAGAGTTTGATAAAATCTTCTCTAATTTAGATTTTGATTTAAAATCAGTTATGTTTGAAGGTAGTGAGGAAGAGTTAAAAGATACTAAAAACACTCAACCAGCTATAGTAGCTATGAGTTTAGTTTTAGAAAAATTATTAAGAGAAAAAGGTATTGAACCAAATTATGTAGCAGGGCACTCTGTAGGAGAGTATGCAGCAATTGGATCAGCAGGATTTTTATCTATGGAAGATGCTGTAAAGCTAACTTCGTTAAGAGGAAAAGCAATGAGCAAGGTGTCAGGAGAAGTTGCAGGAACAATGGCAGCAATAATTGGACTTGATGCTGATAAAATAGTTGAAACTTTAAAATCAGTAGATGGAGTAGCAGAGGCAGTGAATTTCAATGAGCCTAAGCAAACTGTAATAGCAGGAGAAAAAGAAGCAATAGGAAAAGCTTGTATAGCTTTAAAGGAAGCGGGAGCAAGAAGAGCTATGGAATTATCAGTTTCTGGACCATTCCACTCAAGCTTAATGCAACCAGCTGGTGAAATACTAAAAGAAGCTTTAGAAGAGTTTAATTTTAAGGATTCTTCAATAATTTTAGTGGCAAATACAACAGCAAAAGAGGTTACAAAAGTAGAAGATTTAAAAGATGAATTATATAGACAAAGTTTTGGACCAGTTAAATGGGTTGACACAATATTAGCTTTAAAAGAAGCAGGAGTGACAACTGTATACGAAATTGGACCTGGAAAAGTATTGAATGGTTTAATAAAAAAGATTGATAAAGAAATTGAAGTTATCAATATTGAAAAACTTTCAGATTTAGTATAA
- the acpP gene encoding acyl carrier protein — protein sequence MLDKIREIVVEQLGVDADQVTLEANFVEDLGADSLDTVELIMAFEEEFDVEIPDTEAEKIKTVQDVVNYIESNK from the coding sequence ATGTTAGATAAAATAAGAGAAATAGTTGTAGAGCAATTAGGAGTAGACGCTGATCAAGTAACTTTAGAGGCAAACTTCGTAGAGGATTTAGGAGCAGATTCATTAGATACAGTTGAGTTAATAATGGCTTTCGAAGAGGAGTTTGACGTAGAGATTCCTGATACAGAAGCAGAAAAAATTAAAACTGTTCAAGATGTTGTAAACTACATTGAGTCAAATAAGTAA
- the fabF gene encoding beta-ketoacyl-ACP synthase II has product MRRVVVTGVGLITSLGTGTEKSWEAIKAGKCGIKEIKSFDTTESAVKIAGEVTDFDPTEFGIEKKEVKKLARNTQFAIAAAKMALEDSGLVIDDKNATKVGTIVSSGIGGIEIFEDQYGTMLEKGVRRISPFTIPAMINNMASGNVGIYFGAKGPNKAVVTACAAGTHSIGDSYEMIKSGRTDAMITGGTEACITKFAINAFANMKALSTRNDDPEKASRPFTADRDGFVMGEGAGILILEELESAKARGAKIYAEVVGYGETCDAYHITSPAEGGEGATRAFIMAMEEGNIKPEEVGYINAHGTSTPANDRNETAAIKDAFGASAYTMNVSSTKGATGHGLGAAGGIEGVILALSIAEGVVPPTINLDNPDPTLDLNYTPNEMIKREIEVGMSSSLGFGGHNAVIAMRKYK; this is encoded by the coding sequence ATGAGAAGAGTAGTTGTAACAGGAGTTGGTTTAATAACTTCACTAGGGACTGGGACGGAAAAATCTTGGGAAGCTATTAAGGCTGGAAAATGTGGAATAAAAGAGATTAAATCTTTTGATACAACAGAAAGTGCTGTTAAAATAGCTGGAGAAGTTACTGACTTTGATCCAACTGAGTTTGGAATAGAAAAAAAAGAAGTAAAAAAATTAGCTAGAAATACACAATTTGCAATTGCCGCTGCAAAAATGGCATTAGAAGACTCAGGACTTGTTATAGACGATAAAAATGCAACTAAAGTCGGAACAATAGTATCGTCAGGAATTGGTGGAATAGAAATTTTTGAAGATCAATATGGGACAATGTTAGAAAAAGGAGTAAGAAGAATATCTCCTTTTACAATACCAGCAATGATTAATAATATGGCATCAGGAAATGTTGGGATTTATTTTGGTGCAAAAGGACCAAATAAAGCTGTTGTAACAGCGTGTGCTGCAGGTACTCACTCAATAGGAGATTCTTATGAGATGATAAAATCAGGAAGAACAGATGCGATGATTACAGGTGGAACAGAAGCTTGTATCACAAAATTTGCAATAAATGCATTTGCAAATATGAAAGCATTATCAACAAGAAATGATGATCCAGAAAAAGCTTCAAGACCATTTACAGCAGATAGAGACGGATTTGTAATGGGAGAAGGTGCAGGAATTTTAATTTTAGAGGAATTAGAATCAGCAAAAGCTAGAGGTGCAAAAATATATGCAGAAGTAGTAGGATATGGAGAAACTTGTGATGCATATCATATCACATCACCAGCAGAAGGTGGAGAAGGAGCTACAAGAGCATTTATTATGGCTATGGAAGAGGGAAATATAAAACCAGAAGAAGTAGGATATATTAATGCTCATGGAACATCAACACCTGCTAATGATAGAAATGAAACAGCAGCTATAAAAGATGCTTTTGGAGCCTCAGCATATACTATGAATGTTTCTTCAACAAAAGGAGCAACAGGACATGGTTTAGGAGCAGCTGGAGGAATTGAAGGAGTAATTTTAGCACTATCAATAGCAGAAGGTGTAGTACCTCCAACAATAAATTTAGATAATCCAGATCCAACATTAGATTTAAACTATACTCCAAATGAAATGATAAAAAGAGAGATAGAAGTTGGAATGTCAAGTTCGTTAGGATTTGGCGGACATAACGCTGTAATTGCAATGAGAAAATATAAGTAA